The DNA sequence tCCTTTATAGAGTTGGGGAGAGTTGGGGAGGTTGAGGAAGACATGTGTATGATCCTTGGCAATGATTTAGTTTATATGTTCATCATATAGGAAACCTACAAAAGGATGATAGTACTAGACAAGGAGagcaataataaaattaatgctCACCAAatctatatttttataaaagtgATGGCTACATCTCCAATTAATGCTCATCTTCTCTCACAAATTATGGACCCAATTAAGCTTGAAAAGCATCATTACTAATTATTGTTTCTGGTGTACTAAAAGATCAAGCTAACCTCCTTTAATTTGAGTTTTAACTGGTTGGCCTATCAATTTCCATACAATTCCCTGTTTATTTTAATACATGGTTTATGCTTATTATATTGTCAACAATATTAATGTCACATAGTTTAACTTGGTTGACCAAGCTTTCTTTGTTATATAATCAAACTTCTTTATACAAACTAGTGTTGAATGATGTATTGTATCAAATAGCAGGGGTAGTTGTCCTTGAAGAGTATTCAAAGTTTGGATACCCTGATTGTTGTCATCGCTTAATTTAAAATGATGTCATTGGCCCAATCAGGCATCTCTCAGGGGACTTGGTTACGCAAAAGGTGGTTTTATTGTAGCTAAGCAACCGAGGCATGAAAGGTAGACTCATATTATTTGTTTCAACTTCTcattaaaaaaattctgaaaaaaaaaaccttagcaATAGATCATCAGCTCATTATCATACAACTATTGCGGCATGGCCGATTTTGGCCATGATATTTGCAGCCATCAGGTAATGGGTCTGTTATCAAACATTGTTTCTATTATTCGATAATATGATCATCCATTCATCCTAGTCATCCTCATATTCCTCTTTGAGCTCAAATTGGAATTAACATTTCCTCTTCATTATGCCAACCTAGGCTGgatttttgctttctttttatcAATGAAAGTCTTCAAGCCTTCTTGCTTTGGATAGCCATGAGGATACATCCTTAAATATCTTGAGAATGTACTCTAGCATCCATTTACCAATACCACTTAATCAAATCCTCATGTGATGATCATTTCTTTAAGTGAACATATTGAATCACTGAAGTTCAGAATATAGACTCGGTCAAACCAATTCAAGCTAACTCTTTGAAAGCTTCTTGTTTTAGTTATTTGTGTAAATTATTTAGTAGTCTCttgaattgaacttaatgatattAATTAGGCATAAATTAACCCCATAATAGGTAAAGAATATGCACAATGTGCACCTGTTTAGACAGCACGTTGCCAAAGTACTCGACCATCTCGCCGCCACATGCCAGCCAGTTGCAGCTGTCGACAATGGCACCCATGCGGTAGACCTTATCCTCTGGATGGATGAGGACCGCCAGAGATAGGCAGCAAAGGCCCCGATCTTGGTGCACTGGCTGCCGGTGGCAGCCTGGATTCGAGCGATATCAGCAGAGATGACATAGTGGATCTGATTGACAGCAGCCTCCTGATCGGGCGAGGGCGGGACCGAGGGCGGCAACGAAGAGGCCAATACATAGAGGCAGTCCAAAGAGAAGTTGTGGGAGCCTGAGCAACGAGGGATGAGGAGAGAATCTAGAGACTAGAGAGCGGCGAAGGAATTGCTTAGTCCCATCGGgctggccaaattgggttcgggccagaatttctgaaaatttttcgGGCCTAGGCCTGACCGAAAgtccaaaaaaaatttcgggttGGGCTCTGATAGGGGTCTGGCCGTTCCGGCTCATTTTCAGCCCTACTCTGCATACTTGGATCTACGTTTCATCAATTAACAAAATTTTTTTGGCGCACCAAGATGAGACAGAAAAAGCTTAAACAGTATCTATTGTCATTCTCCACTAAATCTCAATGTGTTATGCCAATGCTTGTTATATGTCATTCCCATCAATACTCTGTAGACGCAATATAGATAGACTTTTGCCAGAATTAAGTGCTGTCACATTCAATAATggtaatattatttttgttgcTAAACTAATAATATGATGTATGACTTCGGTTGTACTAGGTTCTTCCAAGTGTTCTCATTCTTTCAATGTGAATTTTACTAGAAAGGTAAAGTTTGTTTTCTAAACTTAAAGTCGGTTTGCCCTCTAAGGCCAAACTATTAAGGAAGGAGCACActtctgaaaaatttcagagttaTTAAAACAAAAATTGGTCATGAATTGCATTTTGAAAGCATATCAAAAATTTTGGGTATGGTGCTTTGTTTCTCGAGTAAAGAGATTTAAGGCAAAATTATGTTATGATGTTAAAAATTCAAATATTGGCAAGACAAGTTAGGAGTAACTCCGACAAAATCATCTTTTACATTAATGTATATTTTATAGTTCCTCAAGATCATTTGTTCAGGTTTGGTCAACTTATACCTTATAAAATTGTTTGTTCATCATATCTCTTGCAAGCAAACAATGTGTTTCAACCTTGAACTAAAACTTACTATTTAACAAGCAAGATAATTTAAAAactagtattatttttggatgcAGGCTATTTTCACCATCTAACAAAAtaagtttttcttttcaaattgacttgatcacatcaaaatattaaaatttgcacCGTATTTTGTTGGTATTTGACTACAAcatcagaaaaaaaatcaactaaCATCTATTTTACACAAATCTTAGTCCACAAGTATAATGATCTCATCAAGTAATCTCCCTTCGTCCTTGCCTTGTTGAAGAACAAAACCCTAGCCAATTAGCACCACAAATTACCAAGTTACATGAATTTAAGCAAGACTCCACAAGAATTCCAGTGTTAAATTATTATACTTAAAAAGAAAACATGTAGATTCCTAAGGAGCATGTCCAGGTTATTCCATGAGACGATATGGTTCAAGAGACGATATGGTTCAATGAAGCAGTAAATCGGCTGTGAGAATCGCCGAGGATTCGCCGATGAGATTTCCCCTCTCCCCATTAATATTATGGAGATTCCTATTTTGCAGGACCGTCGGCTTTGTAATAAAAAATTCCACTAaaacacaatttttttattaataaaacagTCATCAATGGTATTATTATCGCCCACTCCATCTCTTTGCCTTTAATCACAACATCGGACGGCCCACAATCTCCTAGGGCGAATCTAATTCGCTGTCGTTCGTCGATAAAATCGCCGGCTAAAATCTTCGGCACGTTTCCGTATTTTAACCAAACGGCCATATATACGTCTCTCCGAGGCCTCCCCCTCCTCATTTAACTCTTCTCTCTCCCATCCTTTTCTCTGCTCTCCTCTCTGCTTCCTCATCTGGCTCCGGTGAGCTTGCCGGCAGTATCCGGCGGCGATTCCTTGCGCCGCTTCGGTTTCAAGGGTAACGCTCGATGCTGAAGAATCTCCAATTTTCCGTTTCTCGATTGGTGATTTATTTTGTGAGAAAGATAGCATTTTTGGATTTGATCTGTTTTGGTTTCAGCTCTGGATTCCCTCGCAACTGGACGAGCTGGCGATCGAGAACCACCAGAAGATCGGCTTCGTGGGGAGCAAGCAGAAGAAAGTGATGGTAAAGTTTCGatctttttgtgttttgtttgcTGAAAACGGGATTTTTTGGGGCTGGGTTTTGATCCCGGAGATGGGGGTTTGGGAGCAGGTGGGTCCGATGATTCGGCTGGCGAATGAGGACGATGCTCCGCCATGGCTGAGGCCGCTCCTGAAGACGAGCTTCTTTATTCCGTGCGAGGTTCATGCCGATTCCAACAAGAGTGAATGCAATATGTACTGCTTGGATTGCATGGGGCGAGCTCTCTGTTCCTATTGCCTCGCCAACCACAAGGACCACCATGTTGTTCAGGTATTCGTTCTTACTTTTCTCATAGAAATTTTTGTAAGAAACCGAGAAAAGAGAGGattgtgattttattttttttttgtgtgtgtgtgtgtgtgggggggaCTTTGTTTAGATTCGGAGATCTTCGTACCATAACGTGATCAGGGTGTCCGAGGTGTCGAAGTTTATCGACATCTCCTGCGTCCAGACGTACATTATAAACAGCGCCAAGATCGTCTTCCTCAACGAGAGGCCGCAGCCGAGGCCCGGGAAGGGGGTGACCAACACCTGCGAGATTTGCTGCCGGAGCCTCCTCGATTCCTTCCGGTTCTGCTCCCTCGGATGCAAGGtgcctcttctcccttctttccctctctcccaatgttataattttcttgtttttgttgCCTTTGGAGTGATTAATGGAAGTTTTCGCCTGTTTTCCTTCTGAAAAATGTCACCTTTTTCGCATATTTGTGATTTCGCATCAGGTTTTTCTCTGCTCTTCAATTTTAATATCTTTTTTGGTATTACCATCTAAAATTTTAAGGATTCAGGTTTCTAAGCAGGACTCGTTGCTCTGcaggtcattttttttttcatagttttttgggaggaaaatcatttttttatagTTTAACCTCTTTGAGCTGAACTTTTGTAAAAAAATGTTCTTTGAAGCGATTATGCAATGCCTACTTTGATTGTTTGCACTGAAAAATGCGaacttttttctcaaaaaagcaGCTTTTTTCTTagcttttgcttctttttttttttttttttgatagatgaAATAGATTTCTTATTTGGGGAGAGATCAATTCGGTATTTGTTGTTATTGGACATTATTCTGAAAGATTTCAGATTTCTACAAGCAAGACTCCTTGCTCCAAAGGTCCTTTTTttatgtattaaaaaaaaaaaatctatgaagCCATTTGGTAATGgccactttattttttttaatactcAGTTATGCAAactttaaaagaagaaaaacgccTTTATTAATAGATAGATGATATGAATTTCTTACTTGGAGAGAGATGAAGCCCTTCTTTCAAATTCTTAAGCATTATTCTGAAAGATTTCAGGTTTTCAAGCAAGACCTGTTTCTCGGTTCTAGTATTAATTGGTTATATTTCATAGTCTTCCACTCAAATTAGAGTGCAAAAAAGTGATCTTTGTGGCAATCACGCAAAGCTCATCCGGGTTTCTCGCTTTTCCCTCTCGGTTTCTGGTGTTTCTAAGCAAAACCTTTCACCTACGTTGCTTCTTCGATCTCTCTCCCCACCTGTTCTGTTCTGAGTGTCTTTTGGGGGGAAAAAAACGTcagctcttttcctctctttatcAGCTTGGAGGCATGAAGAGAGACCCAGAGCTGGCCTTCACCCTGCGCCCCAAGCCGAGCCGGGAATTTCTCCATGGATCGGAGTCGGACGAGTCGCCGACCCCCCGGAAGCTCCGGAAGACGTCGGCCTTCGGCCGAGCCACCGAAGTCCCGGCGAACCCATCGGATGATGAGGCCGGCAATGCCACCAGCAGCATTTCTCCGGGGACCCCTCCCATCAACGGCTACCGGACGTCCAGAAGAAAGGGTATTCCCCATCGAGCTCCATTCTGAATATTAAATGTAAATTCCcaagggaaggaaaaaaaaaaaaaaaaaaagaggtaggAGAATGTCAGAAATGGTGCAATACTAATAAGATCGAAAGAAGTTTCCAAAGtttgtagaaagaaaaaggtCTGGATACAGTGAATAAATGTGGAAAGATACCCACCATATATGGTAAATGGTATGGAGAAAGAAGAATAGACACAAAGGAAGtgggaaaaaagaaagggaatcttagcttctctcttcttttttttggttgtaAATATAGTTAGAATGGAATGCTCCCTCTattactctctccctctctctctctctcttccctaagTTTTCATGCCTGTAGTGTCTTGGTTTTCTtgtgcttttattttcttcccTTGCCATGTatattcttttattattattattattagccTTAGCAGTAGGTCTTCTGTACAAATAGTTGGGTTGTGTAAATGGAAAATCCTTTGGGATAACCTTAATCTGATCACTTCATATAGCTATATAATTGTATATATGGATAGTATTTTACTGTGCCCTCCACATCTGCATTTATGCAGGATATTACTCCTGATTCACAATTCTCATGATGCATGCACCTGTGgctttttcttttgtaaaaaaaaaaaggaagtctTTTGATGGAATAAGAAAAAGGAAGTCATTAAGTTGATGGTACTTCCGAACGTTTCAGGCATCCAACCATGCCCACCAAATGAGGTGGTCGGCCTGCAATGGATCGGCTCTAGTGAATGCAAATGCTGTTGTGTAGCTGGTCTAATGACCCTTTATAAAATGGCTCCCCATTATTAATGATTCAAAGCTTGGTTGTGACTATAATACTATGTTTGCATGGCTAGAAATCTATGACCTGGAAGCTAGTCAATGCAATGCACAAAGACATCTTATATGTAATGTTTGGatggattcaccttccttcttCATATGAATCCATCATTGGATCACAGAGTGCGTAGATCTCAAAACACTCCAACACTCCGATGATCGGCAAATCTACTTCTTTGTCTACTTCTTTGAACTTACAACGCAAGAACTTCTTGAACTTCTTGCAACTTGGGCTCGTACTTGAATGTAACAGTTGGTTGGTTGGTTGGTTCGAGGGAACGGTAAGGAGGACTATGAGAGGTTGTATGTAACCGGATGGTTTGGGGTTGCATCAACCGTCAGGATCCCGACATTACATCAAACAAGTGTCTTGGTGCACACGACAAAGCCTATGGCTTGGGGTGGTCATCAACCGTCAGGATCCCAGGCATTTCATCGAGCAGTGTCTTGGTGGACACGACAAAGCCTCGAGGCCATTGATGGAGACCTCCGCCATGAGTTGTTCCTCTCTTTGGCcgccccttcctctctctccccttcaACCAAAGAGAGCCGTGAGGAATCCTGAGAGCTCCAAGGGACTCGCTTTCTTTTCCATCCCTTTCTCACTCTTTATCTTAGGCTGTTTTAATAACACACCATTAAGCTTCTAATCTCTGTATAAGATACAAAACACATGGCATGGGGCGTGGCCAGCCTGACACCCATTTAGGGGGTGATGAGACGAGGCCGGATTAGAATATTGAAATGGATTAAGAAATGGGATTAAAGTTGGattgggggggaggggggggattACATTAATGAGTGGGTCCGTGACGGTCTCGAAAGTCGAAAGCAACCGCGTGTTTGTGAGTTAAATTTTCCGTTTTGGGTCTCGTTGACACTAGCGGGGTCGTTCTCACCATATCATATCATGACACGTGGATGCAGATATGTTGAGCTAGTCtgctttattctttttctgaagcAAGGCCATCTTTACTTTAGATAATCGCGTCTTTATTTCTCTACGCTTCTCATTTTTATTTACCATATTTTATATATCAGTTATTgacatattttatatattagcTTTTAACACGTACGATGCAATATAATAAGAGGTTGTATATGCTCATTTTTATTTATCTCAATTTATgtccatatttctttattttttctagTGCTTCAtatgtgatatatatatatatatatagttgatTTAAAGAAACCATACAGTAATTCACCCTTCTCTTTTATTAGTATACATAATTagcatcttctatctttgtaCATGAAGAAAAACTcgtattttttacatttagaacTAGGATTAAAAACAACACAAAATTAATATACATCCCTAGAATCAAAACTAGTGCCTAGAATTTTTGTGGTACGGAAGCCTCCATGCAAGTCATGCCACCTgcacatgtaattttaattaattagatcttAGTCTTGCTTCTGCGGCATTGTTTGGAAGGATCTTACGTTATTTTAAGTATTGATAGAATTGGATTTGAGAATAAACATTAAAAGTTGATAACATAGAGACAGTCCTCTAGGTGTCCTCGAAATAGATGCAAAGGAGTCATTTACACACCTTCCCCGGACTGGGTGTTCGTTGGAGTTTCTGAGTCATGGCTACGAAGCTAACAAATAGATATAATAACATAGACATAGTCCTCTATTTCACTATCTTTCGTTCATCACATAAGATGTCATCTCTTTTGTTCCTCCCATCCCACTTTCTCATGGAAGGAAAAGAGgaccaaattttttttgtgtaTGTGCGTGTAAATAAGGCCAAACTTTCCAACATGGCATTTGTCACCACGCCCTTGGAGACTACTGGTCATGAGCTCATGCAACCTTTTATATTGTTTTCAACCAACGTAAATTTCAGGGCCATCACTCTGTTATCGGATAATGCGGCGACACACGTGCGAGTGACGCGAGGAAGCAAATAAATGGAGACAAGATCTCTGGTAAGACACGTATCACCCTCTGGAGAGAGGCACACGTGTTGGCCGTCTAGCTTTTGCATGGGGGATACCGTGTCAGAGTTGTCCCCATGCATAGCTAGGTGCTGGCCGGTGTTGTTGCACCGGTTGGCCGGtgcggtgaatttagtggaatctgtcgcaatttttttttttttttatcgggCTTCATGGTTAGTGTGCACACACGTGTCACGAATCGGATGGGTGGATCAACAAATTTGGCACGTGTCatgaatctattttttttttatattggtAGCTCATATGTACTGTCATGAGagtccaaaaaaaaagatacacTTCAAAAATAGAGAAACAGATATAGGACGAGTTAAAAAAATTCACAGAAGTGGTGAGCAGTAAAGAAAACGACCTAATCTATAGTTTTATTCGCTTTTGATATACATACACGATCTGAAAGGCATCACACTCTCTCAATAGTTTACAGATATCGGCTAAAAGTGAATAATCTGACTCTCATGCATATTTTTTTCGTAGAATTTGTtcaataatttttattaatttttttttttaaatgatgctCCCAGTCTCGAGCACCCGATTGATATGGAAGATATTCTCCAACACTGCCTTGAGTTCCGCCTAGGAAACATATGCCGCCGTCCCCCCGCACGTGGATCTACCTCTAGGAGTCGCGCCTTGTGGCTTCATCACAGAATCCAGAAGATTGCCTCGTGACTCGTGAGTCGTGACCCGTGACCAGGCACGAGTGGGCAGCCGGAGTCACGTGCAGGCGTATCTTCTTCAATGTTTGCCGTGCATTCAAGGCATGGCTTCACGTCATGGTTGTAGATAACGAAGTCATGAAGCCATTATAATACTTTCGGCCACCCTaatattgaaaattataattagtcattattttatattatctttttattttaattgaatatttattatttgcacttatatatttgaaatataatattattattttcgaATTTCAAGTTTTTATGTAATTTATGTTCCAAAAATATATACTTTTactaataaaaaaaggaaagtaAAATATCATTATTTTCCATTATTTCCATTATTAATTTGTCTTTGTAGCACCATTATAATAACGGCTATATTAGTGATTATTTTAAAATACGATAAGTCATTCTTTGAGACAAATAAGGAATAACATTCATTATAGGAATAATATACTTCTCTTATAATCAaagagataaaaataaaaataaaaataaaaaactaaattAGAAATAAACGGTTAaatttgtaggttttgggaaCTTGTGAATAAAACTCGGTGTTTCCCAATGACGCATCCAAGGGATACAGCAAATTCAGTCCATCCCAAATTCCATGCAGATAAGGGTGCATTACATCTTTATTTTGTATACCTACTGGAGTATTCTATTTAGTTTTGTAGGCTCATATTTTGGGGTGTACTCTAGGTCGAGGTTTCAGGATTAGCATCTAGGTCATTGAGGATTTATAATAAGAGTTGATCATTGATTTAGCATTACTCTATAAGAATATTTGTAATTAAAACAACTCCTGAAATGATACTTGTTGGAATAAAGAAATTATTGTTATTTATTAACTGTTATAATAAAAAGTAAGGCAGTAAAATAAACTTATGGCATTACTTGATTATGCATTGTTAAACTTTGAAATTATTAAAATAGCACAAAAAAATTGCTTCTTAAAATAGCTCAAAAATCACAGTATACCATATAAGAGAACTTGGAAATTATTATAATAGCTATTATCGATCTCTTCAATGGCATTTAGTAGATACATCTTTTCTAATCAGTACACCTATTTTAGTTGAACTTTGTCCTCTTATATGAAAAGATATAGAAAAGAAATCCACCATTAAGCAATGAGAATATATTGTTTTAATCTTGAATAATAACAAGAAATAGCCATCTATGGTGCTGCTTCCGAGCTGTACAAGACATGCCAAGGTCCAATTCAAATAATTCAAAGGATGGTAGTTAAATTAGAAAGAATGGTTAGGATGGTAAATAAACAAACTGTTCATGCACAACTCATGCTTTGAACAATAATAGGTTCAATTTAGCTATAATTTAGAAACCATTCTCCAATATCATATGATATGCCTCAAAACCGATCACAGCCGATATGGAGAACCATTAGACCCTTCCATGAAGCCTTTATCCAATCAACCAAGGCTCGCCACATGGCCAACCTAGAAGCATGTGAAGAGtcttttgaatttcaaaatctCCTCCTAGCTAGCAACACCTCGGCCATGATCACAACTGGTTTTTTAAATTGTGCTTGCAAGATGCACGAAGCGTGATGCACATTCAGAACGACCGCACGTAATACTCATAATATACGTTGGCCTGCCAAAGATCGCCAACCCACGTACCTGAATCCTCCAACGACAGGCGTCAACCTTCGCCTATACAATCCAATCCTAGGGAGGGCCTCCAGGTAAGTGCTCTTGAGCTTTCACACGCCACCATGTTGTCGCTGTCTCGCTCTCAACCTCCGTTGTTTCTTGATAGTttttctgacttaggcatcagagGGTTCTCCCACCGGATATTCTCTGATAAGAGAACTTCTTCGCTATTGTAGGTTGAACCTGACATTGGAGCAAAGACCCGAGCACGACCTCAGCTTTTTAGAACCATTTTGGGTGCATCGTCAATCTGTAGAGCTTGAACAATTGACCACCGAGCCCTCTAGTAACCTCACCAGCTCGGCGCCTCGGTCATACTGATTTGGAGTGGCAACATCATATAAAGTTTGACTCATTAGACAATCCAAGCTCGAGCACGTGgttcacaaaaataaataaaaacttaGCTTGATAGAACGTTGATTCAAGCTTGTTCAATTAGAAAATGTATTAGTTAATGGGATCAGCTGCCTGACTCTCCTATATGGAATATGTCTTGTTGAATGGCAACATTTCCATcacatttaatatttttttttaaaaaaaaatgtgcatTCATCATATATCAAACCAATCCTAAGTAACCCAAATCTTGGCTCAGATTGGCATAATTTATTTGTATGTGGTGAATTTAGTTGCCACTCCTCCCAAATGCGAGGCTATGATACCTAAGTTCATGGAAACTGATAAAAGATCTTGAATGGTAAATGCATTAACTTGTTCTTTGGGATGCAGACATTCTGGTCCGTACTTGTGCAATGGTTGCACATAAACTACGCCATGCCAGAGCACCAGGAGCTTACAAAGGGAGTAAGTGAGTGCCTTTGAGTATTTGGATAAAAGTTTATAAGACATTTGGTGAGTATGACTATGGAAGACAGTGCCCAttatatgctcaagtggaagaGATTAAATTAAGGTGATCAGCTTTCCATGAACAACAAGATATAAAGTGTCCCTTATGGTTGTGGGGTTCTCAAGCTATTGAACTTCCTCGATTTGCCTTTCATCAAGGCACTCAAACTCCATCTTCTTAATACTTAATTAAGATCCACACTGcaagaatctctctctctctctctctctctctctctctctctctctctctctcaagtgTCATGTGCCACAATTTTGTATATTAATTGCAAAATGGTAATCATAGAGTGTTAAATGATATGGTGTAGGGATTAGGGGAGCAATGCTAGCTtaagaaataaatatattaaaggATCCAAATTGATGCACACGAACCTaagcttcaattttttttatggtTTTTCAAATAGGAATCAAGTGGAGTCTTGAATCCTCTATAGCACTAGCGCTAGATATTGGCACAAGATAGATCTGCAAACTAGCTAGTTATCATTAGATTAGGTCTTGGGTTTAACTTCTAGCGGCAACATTTTAATACAAGGAACATGTAGTTGCAAGTTGAGAAAATAGAAGTTCTGATAATTAACATGGATGGAAGCCAACTAAATATTGAAGTACGGGATCTGACTCAAGTTTCTTGTATCAACACCACAGGTGAAACATTAAAaacgttatatatatatatatatatatatatatatatatatatatatatatatatatatatatatatatatatattcattggGTTTCTTAAAGTCTACCATATCTCCCTGCTATAAGAAACATGTTGCTTTGATGGTTTGGCAATTGAATAGCAGGATCTTGACATATAACTGCCAaccaaatctcaaaatagtctTGCATTTTGGAAAAAGTCATTGTGGACTTTCAGTTTTGTTGAATGGAACAAAACTTGCTTCTATCCAACTAACCACCAATTTTATTTGATCATTCCCTCTTAAAACAATGATCATAGTCGTGATGTTTTTGCAATTGAAGAGGATGGGGCATGGCTTGTTCGTCCAAGGAGTTTGTAACATAACAATCAGAAAAGATGAGTAGTGTGATTATAATAATCATTTAACATAGAGGTTTATATTAGTTGAATATGTTTTGTCCTATTGCCAAAAATTGGGTGATGAATGTGTTTattaaagaaagaaggattttttgcataaatattcttctaaaaatttaaatttgtgtgaataccctcttaaaatttatatttatttttgtaccctcataaaatactatttttgtacAAATAATCCTAATATAACAGTTCTTCTAGTACCGTTAATAAAAACCTTATTTatgttaattaaaaataaaatatagtttggaaattacttttttatccCCCATTGCGATCgccttataaatgtttctttttccgCATCGACCCAATAaaagtattttagtcattttattttagtttgaaactgttaattttttaacgtcgttagatggtatgggcacatatgcaaaaacaaaaataaaaaaaggatagaataacaaaacaaatattttacgagagtatacatgcaaatattaattttggaaacGTATTcaagcaaaattcgatatttaggagggcGACTCATATGTCTAAATTCCTTGAATTGTATTcctcttaaaaagaaaaaaaaagcccttGAATTGTAGAGAAGAGGACTAATTGCTAGTTTGGTGGGCTGCAAAGATACCGGAGGGAGCAACTTGGAAATCTTCAAATAACGGGTGGCTCGGATTTTAGGAAATATGTCTCTAGGGTTTTGACTCAACCCTTGTATCCTTACATGTCATGGGTCGATCAAGTCAACCTGGCTGGGTCTTAAAACATCGATCGAACCAAAAACTTCGAACCAATCACCGCTCCATCACTGCAGCCCTCCAAAGCCATTTGCCCTAAAGCAGCTATGGAGCAATCGATTAATTTGAACATCAATTGAAACACATATTCTCATATATGCAAAAAGTTAGCTGCCTACAAGTTTAGACGCATACAAATGTGCTACATTTCCAGGATTTTTACCTTTGAATTAGTTCATCTGTTGCTCAGG is a window from the Phoenix dactylifera cultivar Barhee BC4 unplaced genomic scaffold, palm_55x_up_171113_PBpolish2nd_filt_p 000046F, whole genome shotgun sequence genome containing:
- the LOC120104601 gene encoding uncharacterized protein LOC120104601 isoform X1; the encoded protein is MVGPMIRLANEDDAPPWLRPLLKTSFFIPCEVHADSNKSECNMYCLDCMGRALCSYCLANHKDHHVVQIRRSSYHNVIRVSEVSKFIDISCVQTYIINSAKIVFLNERPQPRPGKGVTNTCEICCRSLLDSFRFCSLGCKLGGMKRDPELAFTLRPKPSREFLHGSESDESPTPRKLRKTSAFGRATEVPANPSDDEAGNATSSISPGTPPINGYRTSRRKGIPHRAPF
- the LOC120104601 gene encoding uncharacterized protein LOC120104601 isoform X2, encoding MVKFRSFCVLFAENGIFWGWVLIPEMGVWEQVGPMIRLANEDDAPPWLRPLLKTSFFIPCEVHADSNKSECNMYCLDCMGRALCSYCLANHKDHHVVQIRRSSYHNVIRVSEVSKFIDISCVQTYIINSAKIVFLNERPQPRPGKGVTNTCEICCRSLLDSFRFCSLGCKLGGMKRDPELAFTLRPKPSREFLHGSESDESPTPRKLRKTSAFGRATEVPANPSDDEAGNATSSISPGTPPINGYRTSRRKGIPHRAPF